The sequence TCGTGGGCGCGCGCGTCCGGCCACGGACGGGCGTCGAGCCCCTCGGCCGGCGCCTCCAGGTTCAGGTACGCGGGGCCGCGCGCCGCGACCCGGTCCTGCCACGCGGGGTCGATCCACAGCATCCCCGTGCCGATCGGCCCGCACAGCCACTTCTGCCCGGGGCCGGCGTAGAAGGCGCAGCCGAGCGCCTGCACGTCGACCGGCACGGCGCCGAGGCCCTGCGCGCCGTCGAGCAGCACCGGGACGCGGCCACGCAGCTCCGCGAGGGCCGCCGGGGCGACCTGGCCGTCGGTCCAGCGCACGTGCGAGCACGCGACGAGCTTCGTCTCCGGGCCGACGGCCTCGACGATCCGCTCGAGCGGCGCCGTTCGCACGTGCACGCCGTGCTGGCGGATCAGCGCCGCCAGCGGGCCGAGCAGGCCCGGGTGCTCGTGCTCGGCGACGACGATCTCGTCGCCGCGCGCCCACTCGAGCCCCTGCAGGACGTGGACGATGCCGTCGGTCGTGGCGGTCGTCAGCGCCACGTCCTCGGGCCGCGCGGCGCCGACGAGGTCGGCCAGCCGACGCCGCCGGCCGTCCTGCGCCGCGATCAGCACCCCGAAGTGGTCCGCCGACCGCCCGTGCTGCTCCGCCTGGTGCAGCAGGCCGACGGCCGCGGCGCCGGCCGCGCGCGGCAGCGGCCCGCACGTGCCGGCGTTCAGGTACGCCACGTCCGTCAGGACGGGGAACTCGGCGCGGAGCAGGGTGCGGTCCATGGCCCGAGCATACGAAGCGGCTCCGGCCGCCCCGCGCCGCCGGGCCCCGTAACCTTGGACGCATGCAGGCGACGCTTCCCGACGGCAAGGTCCTCGAGCTTCCCGACGGGGCGACGGGCACGGACGCCGCGCTGGCGATCGGTCCCGGACTGGCGCGCGCCGCGCTGGCGGTCGTCGTCGACGGCGAGGAGCGCGACCTCGACCGCCCGCTGCCCGACGGCGCGCGCATCGGCATCGTCACGGACCGCTCCGACGAGGCCCTCGAGCTGATCCGCCACGACACCGCCCACGTGCTGGCCGCGGCGATCCTCGAGCTCTACCCCGGCACGAAGATCGCGATCGGCCCGCCGATCGAGCACGGCTTCTACTACGACTTCGAGTTCCCCGAGGGCGTCGTCGTCAACGAGGGCGACTTCGCCGCCATCGAGGCGAAGATGGCCGAGCACGTCGCGGCCGACGAGCGCTTCACGCGCGAGGTCGTCACGGTCGACCAGGCCCTGGAGCGCTTCCGCGCGGAGGACCAGCCCTACAAGGTGGAGCTGATCGAGGACCTGGTGAAGAACCAGCAGGTCGAGACGGTCACGCTCTACACCAACGGGCCGTTCACGGACCTGTGCCGCGGCCCGCACGGCCCGGGCACGAAGCGGATCGGCGCGTTCAAGCTGCAGTCCGTCGCCGGCGCGTACTGGCGCGGCGACTCGGACCGCCAGCAGCTCGTCCGCATCTACGGCACCGCGTTCTTCAAGAAGAAGGACCTGACGGCGCACCTCGAGCGGCTCGAGCTCGCCCGCCAGCGCGACCACCGCAAGCTCGGCAAGGAGCTCGGGCTCTACCACTTCAGCGAGGCCGCGCCCGGGTCCGCGTTCTGGACCCCGCGCGGCACCCGCGTCTTCAACGACCTCGTCGGCCTGTCCCGCGAGATGGGCGACGACCGCGGCTACACCGAGGTCAAGACCCCGCAGCTGTACGACGCGTCGCTCTGGCGCACGTCCGGCCACTGGGACAAGTACCGCGACGACATGTTCCTGACCTCCACCGGGGACGCCGCGACCGCGGCCGAGGAGGGCCGCGCCGTCGAGCCGAACATGGGCTTCAAGCCCATGAACTGCCCCGGCCACTACGAGCTCTACCGGCAGACCCGCTGGAGCTGGCGCGACATGCCGGTGCGCTTCTCCGAGCCCGGCCTGCTGCACCGCAACGAGCTGTCCGGCGCGCTGCACGGCCTGATGCGCGTGCGCCAGTTCTGCCAGGACGACGCGCACCTGTTCGTCATGGAGGAGCAGGTCCAGGACGAGGTGACGGGCTGCCTCGCGTTCGCCAAGGACACCTACGACCTGTTCGGGTTCGCCGCCGAGGACTTCACCTACGAGCTCTCGACCCGCCCGGACAACCGGCTGGGCTCCGACGAGATGTGGGACAAGGCGGAGGGCGACCTGCGCCGCGCGCTCGAGGCGAACGACCTGCCGTACGTCGTGCACGAGGGCGACGGCGCGTTCTACGGACCGAAGATCGACATCCAGTTCCGCGACTCGCTCGGCCGCTCCTGGCAGCTCGGCACGGTGCAGGTGGACTACCTGGCGCCGGAGCGCTTCGACCTGACCTACACGGGCGCGGACAACTCGGAGCACCGCCCCGTCGTCCTCCACCGCGCGCTGCTCGGCTCGTACGAGCGCTTCATCGGCATCCTGCTCGAGCACACGGGCGGCGAGCTGCCGTTCTGGCTGCAGCCCGCCCACCTGACCCTGCTGACCGTCGCCGAGCGGCACGCCGACGCCGCGCACGACCTGGCCCGGGAGCTGAAGGCCGCGGGGCTGCGCGTCGTCGTCGACGATCGCGGCGAGACCGTCGGCCGCAAGATCCGCGAGACCGAGATCGCCAAGCAGCCGCTCATGGCCGTCGTGGGCGATCGCGAGGCCGACGAGCGCACCCTGACCCTGCGCCACCACGGAGGGCACGAGGAGGAGGCGGCGCCGGTCGCCGAGATCGCCGCGCGCCTGGGCACCGCGATCCGCGAGCGCGCGCTCCTGGACCGGCAGACCGAGCAGGCCTGACCGGGCCGGCCGGCCGCGCGCGGCGAGCCGCGCTCCGCGGCGCCCCGGGCCGGTTGGCCCGGGTCAGCGGGCGGCGGCCAGGCGCTCGCGCACCTCGACGAGCAGCTCGCGGCAGGCCGCCTGCACGTGGGTGAGCACCAGGCCGAAGCCGTCCTCGCCGCCGAAGTACGGGTCCGGCACGTCCAGCTCGCCGGTCCCGACCGCGTCCGGGTCGAACGAGCGGAGCGGGCGCACCTTCTCGGCCGCCTCGGGCGTGGGGGCGAGCGCGCGCAGGTCCGCGACGTTCCGGGCGTCCATCGCCAGCAGCAGGTCGGCCGTCGCGAAGTCCTCGCGGGTGACCTGGCGGGCCGCGCCGCCGAGCGCGATCCCGCGCCGGGCCGCGGCGGCGGTGGCGCGCTCGTCCGGCGGGTGGCCGACGTGCCACGAGCCCGTGCCGGCCGAGTCGACCTCGACGAGGCCCGACAGGCCCTCCCGCTCCAGCAGGTCGCGCATGACCGCCTCGGCGGTGGGGGAGCGGCAGATGTTGCCCAGGCAGACGAAGAGCAGGCGCACGGGGCCACTGTAGGCCCCGCGGGGCGCTCGCGGGAGGGCGCGCGGCACCCGAGGTGGCGTTCCGGCGCGTCTGCGCTACAGTTGGGCCCTTGTTTATCCGCGATTCCTCGCGTGCGCAGGTGCGCCGCGCGAATAGCCTCTCCTAGTGCCGGTCCCTCGTAGGTTCGACCGCCGCCCGCCCGAGCGCGACACAACGCGCGTCAACGACCGGATCCGGGTTCCCGAAGTTCGCGTCATCGACGAGAACGGGAACCAGGCCGGCGTGATGCGGACGGAGGACGCCCTCCGGTACGCGCAGAACCGCGACCTCGACCTGGTCGAGGTCGCCGCCAACGCGCGTCCGCCCGTCTGCCGCGTGCTCGACTACTCGAAGTACAAGTACGAGCAGGCGCAGAAGAAGAAGGCCGCCAAGAAGCACCAGACCCAGGTCGTGGTGCGCGAGATCAAGTTCCGGCCCAAGATCGCCGAGCACGACTACGCCACGAAGAAGGGGCACGTCGTCCGGTTCCTCAAGGGCAAGGACAAGGTCAAGGTCACGATCATGTTCCGTGGCCGCGAGGTCACGCACCCCGAGCGCGGCCGCGACCTGCTCGAGCGGCTCGTCGAGGACCTCGGCGACATCTGCCAGGTCGACCAGCGCCCCTCGCTCGAGGGCCGCAACATGACCATGATGCTGAGCCCCTCGAAGGAGGTGCTCAACGGCACGTGGGTCCCGACCGACCCGAACGCCGTGGCCGAGGACGAGGACGCCGAGGACGAGGGCGGCCTGGTCGTCGGCGGCGAGGGCGACACGTCCGGTCAGGGCGCCACGGCGGGCCCGGGGGCGAACGACGCCCCCGGCACCGAGCCGGCGTCCGACGCCGACGACGAGGCGCCGGCCGACGAGGCCGCCGCCGACGCGACGGAGGCCGCCGACACCGAGGCGGCCGAGACGCAGGACGCCCCGGCCTCGTAGGCCCCGCGCGGCGGGACGAGGCCCTCGTCCCGCCCGCATCCGCCCGGCCGCCGTGCGGCCGGGCCGTGGCTCGCGCTCCGGCGGGTGCCGCGCCGCACGTCCACCCGCAATCTGGCACAATCATCGATTCGCATGCCCAAGACGAAGACCCACTCGGGCG comes from Patulibacter sp. SYSU D01012 and encodes:
- the thrS gene encoding threonine--tRNA ligase, whose translation is MQATLPDGKVLELPDGATGTDAALAIGPGLARAALAVVVDGEERDLDRPLPDGARIGIVTDRSDEALELIRHDTAHVLAAAILELYPGTKIAIGPPIEHGFYYDFEFPEGVVVNEGDFAAIEAKMAEHVAADERFTREVVTVDQALERFRAEDQPYKVELIEDLVKNQQVETVTLYTNGPFTDLCRGPHGPGTKRIGAFKLQSVAGAYWRGDSDRQQLVRIYGTAFFKKKDLTAHLERLELARQRDHRKLGKELGLYHFSEAAPGSAFWTPRGTRVFNDLVGLSREMGDDRGYTEVKTPQLYDASLWRTSGHWDKYRDDMFLTSTGDAATAAEEGRAVEPNMGFKPMNCPGHYELYRQTRWSWRDMPVRFSEPGLLHRNELSGALHGLMRVRQFCQDDAHLFVMEEQVQDEVTGCLAFAKDTYDLFGFAAEDFTYELSTRPDNRLGSDEMWDKAEGDLRRALEANDLPYVVHEGDGAFYGPKIDIQFRDSLGRSWQLGTVQVDYLAPERFDLTYTGADNSEHRPVVLHRALLGSYERFIGILLEHTGGELPFWLQPAHLTLLTVAERHADAAHDLARELKAAGLRVVVDDRGETVGRKIRETEIAKQPLMAVVGDREADERTLTLRHHGGHEEEAAPVAEIAARLGTAIRERALLDRQTEQA
- the infC gene encoding translation initiation factor IF-3, with product MPVPRRFDRRPPERDTTRVNDRIRVPEVRVIDENGNQAGVMRTEDALRYAQNRDLDLVEVAANARPPVCRVLDYSKYKYEQAQKKKAAKKHQTQVVVREIKFRPKIAEHDYATKKGHVVRFLKGKDKVKVTIMFRGREVTHPERGRDLLERLVEDLGDICQVDQRPSLEGRNMTMMLSPSKEVLNGTWVPTDPNAVAEDEDAEDEGGLVVGGEGDTSGQGATAGPGANDAPGTEPASDADDEAPADEAAADATEAADTEAAETQDAPAS
- a CDS encoding aminotransferase class V-fold PLP-dependent enzyme — its product is MDRTLLRAEFPVLTDVAYLNAGTCGPLPRAAGAAAVGLLHQAEQHGRSADHFGVLIAAQDGRRRRLADLVGAARPEDVALTTATTDGIVHVLQGLEWARGDEIVVAEHEHPGLLGPLAALIRQHGVHVRTAPLERIVEAVGPETKLVACSHVRWTDGQVAPAALAELRGRVPVLLDGAQGLGAVPVDVQALGCAFYAGPGQKWLCGPIGTGMLWIDPAWQDRVAARGPAYLNLEAPAEGLDARPWPDARAHDAIATSAEITTSANAAFDVLAEEGWDSLMAGAADLAEALVRRLEAAGRTVAPRGRTTLVAWSDPEPAATRDRLAAAGVVVRDLPGTDLLRASVGAWNDEGDLERLVAALA
- a CDS encoding low molecular weight protein-tyrosine-phosphatase — its product is MRLLFVCLGNICRSPTAEAVMRDLLEREGLSGLVEVDSAGTGSWHVGHPPDERATAAAARRGIALGGAARQVTREDFATADLLLAMDARNVADLRALAPTPEAAEKVRPLRSFDPDAVGTGELDVPDPYFGGEDGFGLVLTHVQAACRELLVEVRERLAAAR